The Micromonospora sp. M71_S20 genome has a window encoding:
- a CDS encoding endo-1,4-beta-xylanase, whose protein sequence is MIERCHRDTRPRTRSRTRAALAVAAVGLLAATGATVLPGAANAGTTLGASAAERGRYFGAAVAANKLSDNTYVTILNREFNSVTPENEMKIDATEPQQGQFTFANADRIVSHARSRGMSVRGHTLAWHSQQPGWMQNMSGSALRQAMLNHVTQVATHFRGQVVAWDVVNEAFADGGSGARRDSNLQHTGNDWIEAAFRAARAADPGAKLCYNDYNTDDWSHAKTQAVYAMVRDFKQRGVPIDCVGLQSHFNSGSPYPGNYRTTLSSFAALGVDVQITELDIAGASPTTYRNVVNDCLAVSRCTGITVWGIRDSDSWRASDTPLLFDNNGNRKPAYDAVLAALNNGTPPPTTPPPTTGPTTPPPGGSCTATLRDGTRWGDRFNSDVTVSGATNWTVVVEVTPPQKVSATWNGTPSWDGSGNVMTMRSNGSGNVFGFTTMANGTWTRPLVRSCTAS, encoded by the coding sequence ATGATCGAGAGGTGCCACCGGGACACCCGGCCGAGAACGCGCTCGCGCACACGCGCGGCCCTCGCCGTCGCCGCCGTGGGACTGCTCGCGGCGACCGGCGCCACGGTCCTGCCCGGCGCGGCGAACGCCGGGACCACCCTGGGCGCGTCGGCGGCGGAGCGCGGCCGCTACTTCGGCGCCGCCGTCGCCGCCAACAAGCTCAGCGACAACACCTACGTCACGATCCTCAACCGCGAGTTCAACTCGGTGACGCCCGAGAACGAGATGAAGATCGACGCCACCGAGCCACAGCAGGGGCAGTTCACCTTCGCCAACGCCGACCGGATCGTCAGCCACGCCCGCAGCCGGGGCATGAGCGTGCGGGGCCACACCCTGGCCTGGCACTCGCAGCAGCCCGGCTGGATGCAGAACATGAGCGGCAGCGCGCTGCGCCAGGCGATGCTCAACCACGTCACCCAGGTGGCCACCCACTTCCGTGGTCAGGTGGTGGCCTGGGACGTGGTGAACGAGGCGTTCGCCGACGGCGGCAGCGGCGCCCGGCGCGACTCGAACCTCCAGCACACCGGCAACGACTGGATCGAGGCGGCATTCCGGGCCGCCCGGGCCGCCGATCCCGGCGCGAAGCTCTGCTACAACGACTACAACACCGACGACTGGAGCCACGCCAAGACCCAGGCCGTCTACGCGATGGTCCGCGACTTCAAGCAGCGCGGCGTGCCGATCGACTGCGTGGGCCTCCAGTCGCACTTCAACAGCGGCTCGCCCTACCCGGGCAACTACCGCACCACGTTGTCCAGCTTCGCGGCGCTCGGCGTCGACGTGCAGATCACCGAGCTGGACATAGCCGGGGCCTCGCCCACCACGTACCGCAACGTGGTCAACGACTGCCTCGCGGTCTCCCGGTGCACCGGCATCACCGTGTGGGGAATCCGGGACAGCGACTCCTGGCGGGCCTCCGACACACCGCTGCTGTTCGACAACAACGGCAACCGCAAGCCCGCGTACGACGCGGTCCTCGCCGCTCTCAACAACGGCACTCCCCCGCCGACCACGCCGCCGCCGACGACCGGCCCGACCACCCCGCCGCCGGGCGGAAGCTGCACCGCCACCCTGCGCGACGGCACCCGGTGGGGCGACCGGTTCAACAGCGACGTCACGGTCAGCGGCGCCACCAACTGGACCGTGGTCGTCGAGGTGACGCCCCCGCAGAAGGTCTCCGCCACCTGGAACGGCACCCCGAGCTGGGACGGCAGCGGAAACGTCATGACCATGCGGTCCAACGGCAGCGGCAACGTCTTCGGATTCACCACGATGGCAAACGGCACCTGGACACGCCCGCTGGTGCGCTCCTGCACCGCCTCCTGA
- a CDS encoding rod shape-determining protein, which translates to MLSPGAYARLGLRHPVALDLGTSTVRLWTPTSGAVVAEPAVVACTSAGARAVGRAAIALRDTGDAKLLWPVRHGVVADFFACVHLLRVVAAASGRPGDDVSPVVVGVPATATLRQKDLLVTAVRHAFGGRVATVEEPLAAALACRADFDGDDVVAVDIGQGRTEIAHIADRAVEAAERVDVPNVLDQVPLIAAAVRRLGARPVWPGRRRLLITGGGATHPELGARLAALTGRVVTMPADPHLATLAGLRLLLTG; encoded by the coding sequence ATGTTGAGTCCCGGCGCGTACGCCCGCCTCGGCCTGCGACATCCCGTCGCCCTGGACCTGGGCACCTCGACGGTGCGGCTGTGGACGCCGACGTCCGGCGCGGTCGTCGCCGAGCCCGCCGTCGTCGCCTGCACGTCGGCCGGCGCCCGGGCCGTCGGGCGTGCCGCCATCGCCCTGCGCGACACCGGTGACGCGAAGCTGCTCTGGCCGGTGCGGCACGGCGTGGTGGCCGACTTCTTCGCCTGCGTGCACCTGCTGCGGGTGGTGGCCGCGGCGAGCGGACGGCCGGGCGACGACGTCTCCCCGGTCGTGGTCGGTGTGCCGGCCACGGCCACGCTGCGGCAGAAGGACCTCCTCGTCACTGCGGTACGCCACGCGTTCGGCGGGCGGGTCGCCACGGTGGAGGAGCCGCTGGCCGCCGCCCTGGCCTGCCGGGCCGATTTCGACGGCGACGACGTGGTCGCCGTCGACATCGGACAGGGGCGCACCGAGATCGCCCACATCGCCGACCGCGCGGTCGAGGCTGCCGAGCGCGTCGACGTGCCCAACGTCCTCGACCAGGTGCCGCTGATCGCCGCCGCGGTCCGACGCCTGGGCGCCCGGCCGGTGTGGCCGGGTCGACGTCGGCTGCTGATCACCGGCGGCGGGGCGACGCACCCCGAACTCGGGGCCCGGCTGGCCGCGCTGACCGGCCGGGTCGTCACGATGCCCGCCGATCCGCACCTGGCCACGCTCGCCGGCCTGCGCCTGCTGCTGACCGGCTGA
- a CDS encoding potassium transporter TrkA has product MDVELTPLPGIGLRRMFTTDAGLRIGVVTHHVGGRRELVYPDGDDPDATRSITLTHDEAVVLAGLLGLLDVLDVTGPGVLATTPPAGG; this is encoded by the coding sequence ATGGACGTCGAGCTGACCCCCCTGCCCGGTATCGGGCTGCGCCGCATGTTCACCACCGACGCGGGACTGCGCATCGGGGTCGTGACCCACCACGTCGGCGGCCGGCGTGAGCTGGTCTACCCCGACGGCGACGACCCCGACGCCACCCGCAGCATCACCCTCACCCACGACGAGGCCGTCGTGCTCGCCGGACTGCTGGGCCTGCTCGACGTCCTCGACGTCACCGGGCCCGGCGTCCTCGCGACTACCCCACCCGCGGGCGGGTAA
- a CDS encoding D-arabinono-1,4-lactone oxidase, which produces MGREFVNWSGSLSFTPAEYAEPADEDEVRALVRRAREAGTTLRPVGSGHSSSPLVRTDGILASLDRLAGVIADDGERATVHAGTKLRTLGEGLYDAGLAMDNLGDVDYQSIAGATATGTHGTGLGFGNLSTQVAGVRLVTGTGETLDVSADHNPDLLPAARLSLGALGVLTRVTLAVQPRYQLHRRSWCAPVAWTLDHLAELQHTNRNMDFYWYPRSDLTQVRVMNRVDETPDERVWHAPRVPGSAAVDEPREVHVAPTHRAIPRHRELRFEEIEYMLPVEAFPACFAEVRRRVRQRHRRVAGWRVLVRSIAADDIWLSNAYGRPTATIACLQNTSLPYEEYFRDMEAVFRQYGGRPHWGKKHWLTARELRPLYPRWDDFQALRRRLDPDGVFLTPDLARLLEEA; this is translated from the coding sequence GTGGGACGAGAGTTCGTGAACTGGTCCGGCAGCCTGTCGTTCACCCCCGCCGAGTACGCCGAGCCCGCGGACGAGGACGAGGTGCGGGCGCTGGTGCGGCGGGCCCGCGAGGCCGGCACGACGCTGCGGCCGGTCGGCTCCGGGCACTCGTCCAGCCCGCTGGTACGCACCGACGGGATCCTCGCCAGCCTCGACCGGCTCGCCGGGGTGATCGCCGACGACGGCGAGCGCGCCACGGTCCACGCCGGCACCAAGCTCAGGACGCTCGGTGAGGGCCTGTACGACGCGGGGCTGGCGATGGACAACCTCGGGGACGTGGACTACCAGTCGATCGCCGGCGCGACCGCCACCGGCACCCACGGCACCGGCCTCGGCTTCGGCAACCTCTCCACCCAGGTGGCCGGCGTCCGGCTGGTCACCGGCACGGGCGAGACGCTGGACGTCAGCGCCGACCACAACCCGGACCTCCTGCCGGCGGCCCGGCTCTCGCTGGGCGCCCTCGGCGTCCTCACCCGGGTCACGCTGGCCGTGCAGCCCCGCTACCAACTGCACCGCCGGTCCTGGTGCGCGCCCGTCGCCTGGACCCTGGACCACCTGGCCGAGTTGCAGCACACCAACCGCAACATGGACTTCTACTGGTATCCCCGCAGCGACCTGACCCAGGTCCGGGTCATGAACCGCGTCGACGAGACGCCGGACGAGCGGGTCTGGCACGCGCCGCGGGTACCGGGCTCGGCGGCCGTGGACGAGCCCCGCGAGGTCCACGTGGCCCCCACCCACCGGGCCATCCCCCGCCACCGGGAGCTGCGGTTCGAGGAGATCGAGTACATGCTGCCGGTGGAGGCGTTCCCGGCCTGCTTCGCGGAGGTGCGGCGGCGCGTCAGGCAACGGCACCGCCGGGTCGCCGGCTGGCGGGTGCTGGTGCGCAGCATCGCCGCCGACGACATCTGGCTCAGCAACGCCTACGGCCGGCCGACCGCGACCATCGCCTGCCTGCAGAACACCTCCCTGCCGTACGAGGAGTACTTCCGGGACATGGAGGCGGTCTTCCGGCAGTACGGCGGCCGACCGCACTGGGGAAAGAAGCACTGGTTGACCGCTCGCGAGCTGCGTCCGCTCTATCCCCGCTGGGACGACTTCCAGGCGTTGCGTCGCCGACTGGACCCGGACGGGGTGTTCCTCACCCCCGACCTGGCCCGGCTGCTCGAGGAGGCGTGA
- a CDS encoding sensory rhodopsin transducer, producing the protein MPPVGARTWVVPGGHVPFPGHGPEPELTSFDQLCVLNATDQDTEISLDVYYEDAEPVGPYRILVGARRIRHVRINDLIDPEAVRLDRPYGCLLRSPVPVVVQFLRQDTRLPGVVALTGVMAHPG; encoded by the coding sequence ATGCCACCCGTCGGCGCGCGGACGTGGGTCGTCCCGGGCGGGCACGTGCCGTTCCCCGGTCACGGCCCCGAACCGGAGCTCACCAGCTTCGACCAGCTGTGCGTGCTCAACGCCACCGACCAGGACACCGAGATCAGCCTGGACGTCTACTACGAGGACGCCGAGCCCGTCGGGCCGTACCGGATCCTGGTCGGGGCACGCCGGATCCGGCACGTACGGATCAACGACCTGATCGACCCGGAGGCGGTCCGCCTCGACCGTCCCTACGGGTGCCTGCTGCGCTCGCCGGTGCCGGTGGTGGTGCAGTTCCTGCGCCAGGACACCCGGCTGCCCGGCGTGGTCGCGCTGACCGGCGTGATGGCCCATCCCGGCTGA
- a CDS encoding aromatic acid exporter family protein, whose amino-acid sequence MPIARDAEAEVDSRLRRTSRETYRRLQTHLLLAVQAGLAAALAWVAAREVLGNQDSTFAPAAAVGVIAAAIGNRTRRTVELIAGVVLGIAVGDVLIGLLGTGPWQTGVIVFLAIAVAVLVRGGGALMTQAGGTGVLVATLTPSNPDLELPRTVNALVGGVIGLLVVLVIVPLNPLRTVRRVADSALDVFARHLTASAEALARGDARAAEELLDRMRAAEPELDRLSEAVEAADEVARFSPLRWRRRRALRAYRDGVEHMERAFRNSRTLVRRIGTALRDDEPVPPGLPAAVERYGEAVRMLHREFLAAREPVGARERVLVAVWEAGEACRQDMGFSGTIVVSQLRTIANDLLRATGVPRDEARRMVRRAAAGYR is encoded by the coding sequence ATGCCGATTGCGCGGGACGCAGAGGCGGAGGTGGACTCGCGGCTGCGTCGTACCAGCCGGGAGACCTACCGGCGGTTGCAGACGCACCTACTCCTCGCGGTGCAGGCCGGCCTCGCGGCGGCCCTGGCGTGGGTGGCGGCCCGCGAGGTGCTGGGCAATCAGGACTCGACCTTCGCCCCGGCCGCCGCGGTCGGTGTGATCGCCGCGGCCATCGGCAACCGCACCCGCCGCACCGTCGAGCTGATCGCCGGGGTGGTGCTCGGCATCGCCGTGGGTGACGTGCTGATCGGCCTGCTGGGCACCGGGCCGTGGCAGACCGGTGTCATCGTCTTCCTGGCGATCGCCGTGGCGGTGCTGGTCCGCGGCGGCGGAGCCCTGATGACGCAGGCCGGCGGTACGGGGGTGCTGGTGGCCACCCTCACCCCGAGCAACCCCGACCTGGAACTGCCCCGGACCGTCAACGCGCTGGTCGGCGGAGTGATCGGCCTGCTGGTCGTGCTCGTCATCGTGCCGCTGAACCCGTTGCGGACCGTGCGGCGGGTGGCCGACTCCGCGCTGGACGTCTTCGCCCGCCACCTGACCGCGTCGGCGGAGGCGTTGGCCCGCGGCGACGCCCGCGCGGCCGAGGAGTTGCTCGACCGGATGCGCGCCGCCGAGCCGGAGCTCGACCGGCTCAGCGAGGCCGTCGAGGCCGCCGACGAGGTGGCCCGGTTCTCGCCGCTGCGCTGGCGCCGCCGCCGGGCGCTGCGGGCCTACCGGGACGGCGTGGAGCACATGGAGCGGGCCTTCCGCAACAGCCGCACGCTGGTCCGCCGCATCGGCACCGCCCTGCGTGACGACGAGCCGGTGCCGCCCGGCCTGCCCGCCGCCGTCGAGCGCTACGGCGAGGCGGTACGGATGCTGCACCGCGAGTTCCTGGCGGCCCGGGAGCCCGTCGGCGCGCGGGAGCGGGTGCTGGTGGCGGTCTGGGAGGCCGGTGAGGCGTGCCGCCAGGACATGGGCTTCTCCGGCACCATCGTCGTGTCCCAGCTACGGACCATCGCCAACGACCTGCTGCGCGCCACGGGCGTGCCCCGCGACGAGGCGCGCCGGATGGTGCGCCGGGCCGCCGCCGGATACCGGTGA
- a CDS encoding DUF4185 domain-containing protein — protein MMITRRSLLGTVAAAGVATAVAPVLAPGTARAASWKKRLTGADLDTNHRWRVAGTDLGIPYVLENGSIGYLFGDTFDTPWPEGPPVPNDWRSPVMLRSAVHPGAAGGIVFDSAARVAGNGRAPELMHNGHHGIGIDGLWEVTVIPNDGIAFPETGRQLVSYMSIENWNSAGPAGPHWRSRYAGLAYSDNGNDFVRTPLKWWNNGTNTDPFQMWTMQRDGDWVYVFSVRAGRQHGPMMLRRVRWDRLFFPESYEGWGWNGSNWGWGRPCTPILTGRFGEPSVRRLADGTWVMSYLNCATGCIVTRTADGPDRVWTSERIQLTSWQEPGLYGGFIHPWSSRRANDLHLMVSKWTRTPDNRSTAYHVSQFVGSA, from the coding sequence ATCATGATCACACGCCGTTCCCTGCTCGGCACGGTTGCCGCCGCCGGCGTGGCCACGGCCGTCGCGCCGGTCCTCGCCCCCGGCACGGCCCGGGCCGCCTCCTGGAAAAAGCGGCTGACCGGCGCCGACCTGGACACCAACCACCGGTGGCGGGTCGCGGGCACGGACCTCGGCATCCCGTACGTGCTGGAGAACGGCTCGATCGGTTACCTGTTCGGCGACACGTTCGACACCCCGTGGCCCGAGGGCCCGCCGGTGCCCAACGACTGGCGCTCGCCGGTGATGCTGCGCTCCGCCGTGCACCCCGGCGCCGCCGGCGGGATCGTCTTCGACAGCGCCGCCCGCGTCGCGGGCAACGGCCGGGCCCCGGAGCTGATGCACAACGGCCACCACGGCATCGGCATCGACGGTCTCTGGGAGGTGACCGTCATCCCCAACGACGGCATCGCCTTTCCCGAGACCGGCCGCCAGCTCGTGTCGTACATGAGCATCGAGAACTGGAACTCCGCCGGCCCGGCCGGGCCGCACTGGCGGTCGCGCTACGCCGGGCTCGCCTACAGCGACAACGGCAACGACTTCGTCCGTACGCCACTGAAATGGTGGAACAACGGCACCAACACCGATCCGTTCCAGATGTGGACGATGCAGCGCGACGGGGACTGGGTGTACGTCTTCTCGGTGCGCGCCGGCCGCCAGCACGGGCCGATGATGCTGCGTCGGGTCCGCTGGGACCGGCTGTTCTTCCCCGAGTCGTACGAGGGCTGGGGTTGGAACGGCAGCAACTGGGGCTGGGGCCGCCCGTGCACGCCGATCCTGACCGGCCGTTTCGGCGAGCCCTCGGTGCGACGGCTGGCCGACGGCACGTGGGTGATGTCGTACCTCAACTGCGCCACCGGGTGCATCGTCACGCGCACGGCGGACGGGCCGGACCGGGTCTGGACGTCGGAGCGGATCCAGCTCACCTCCTGGCAGGAGCCGGGCCTCTACGGCGGCTTCATCCACCCGTGGTCCAGCCGGCGGGCCAACGACCTGCACCTCATGGTGTCGAAGTGGACCAGGACGCCCGACAACCGCAGCACCGCCTACCACGTCAGCCAGTTCGTCGGCTCGGCGTGA
- a CDS encoding SpoIIE family protein phosphatase, whose amino-acid sequence MADPHTAWSSGDPQAVLDGFEQLPGFVWIFEGPELRVVAANPAVRAAVGNRSGLIGEPFRRAVPELAGQHIFELLDQALRGVRSHGYEQRVLTDRNGDGSLTEAFYTFDMAPWHNPDGSVRGVIVQAVDATPVVAARQAAETAAATAERRYRQAAGLVLELQRSLLPDMLPVLPRVQVAAHYLVASSDLVAGGDWFDAVPLPDGRLALTVGDVVGHGAAAAAAMGQLRTVARQALQSGGELPQVLAVLDDFAARADVTRAATTCLAVLDPDTGTLEAASHGHPAPLVIGATGEARHLPLTPTGPLGTGAGPAPLHAHRLRADDVLLLYTDGLIERPRQSLHDGARILADAAAAARRAILDAATTIPQRLPDRICTLVTERLALAGGGFGDDTTLLAAHLLPQPLAPLHVTLPADTTALRPMRRHLSDWLVRIGAGELDASDLVHAVGEAVTNAVDHAYPSGTPGTFTLHGTLDHQGVVHVTCADQGRWRPPVADPGGRGRGLTMIRGLVDRAEVRHTEAGTTVSMHHHIGQATNVTTVAAAQAAGPHKQAAVVEEFTAAVVETPTGRVLRVQGPVDLVTGPRLRAAIMQASRGGSLPLTIDLTPVTHLSSTGVRILHEVARIVAQLRVTATPQSPAHAVLELTGLRHLLPEAAANGSDDGFHR is encoded by the coding sequence GTGGCCGATCCGCATACCGCGTGGTCTTCCGGTGATCCGCAGGCGGTGCTCGACGGTTTCGAGCAGCTGCCCGGATTCGTGTGGATCTTCGAGGGGCCCGAGCTGCGGGTGGTGGCCGCGAACCCGGCCGTGCGCGCCGCCGTCGGCAACCGCAGCGGCCTGATCGGTGAGCCCTTCCGGCGGGCGGTGCCGGAACTCGCGGGCCAGCACATCTTCGAACTGCTCGACCAGGCCCTGCGCGGGGTCCGCTCGCACGGCTACGAGCAGCGCGTCCTGACCGACCGCAACGGCGACGGCAGCCTGACGGAGGCCTTCTACACCTTCGACATGGCGCCGTGGCACAACCCCGACGGCTCGGTGCGTGGGGTGATCGTGCAGGCCGTCGACGCCACTCCCGTGGTGGCCGCCCGGCAGGCCGCCGAGACCGCCGCCGCCACCGCCGAACGTCGCTACCGTCAGGCCGCCGGCCTGGTCCTGGAACTGCAACGCAGCCTCCTGCCCGACATGCTGCCCGTCCTGCCGCGCGTCCAGGTCGCCGCCCACTACCTCGTCGCGAGCAGCGACCTCGTCGCCGGCGGGGACTGGTTCGACGCGGTTCCCCTGCCGGACGGCCGGCTCGCGCTGACCGTCGGCGACGTCGTCGGGCACGGCGCCGCGGCCGCGGCGGCCATGGGGCAGCTCCGTACGGTCGCCCGGCAGGCGTTGCAGTCGGGCGGTGAACTGCCGCAGGTGCTGGCCGTGCTGGACGACTTCGCGGCCCGCGCCGACGTGACCCGGGCGGCCACCACCTGCCTCGCGGTACTCGACCCCGACACGGGGACGCTCGAGGCGGCCAGCCACGGACACCCCGCGCCGCTGGTGATCGGCGCCACCGGCGAGGCCCGGCACCTGCCGCTGACGCCCACGGGACCACTGGGCACCGGAGCCGGCCCCGCCCCGCTGCACGCCCACCGGCTACGGGCCGACGACGTCCTGCTGCTCTACACCGACGGCCTCATCGAACGCCCCCGGCAGAGCCTGCACGACGGCGCCCGCATCCTGGCCGACGCCGCGGCGGCCGCCCGGCGGGCGATACTCGACGCGGCCACCACCATCCCGCAGCGGCTTCCCGACCGCATCTGCACCCTGGTCACGGAACGTCTCGCCCTCGCCGGCGGCGGCTTCGGCGACGACACCACGCTCCTCGCCGCCCACCTCCTGCCGCAACCCCTCGCACCGCTGCACGTGACCCTGCCCGCCGACACGACGGCGCTGCGCCCGATGCGCCGGCACCTGAGCGACTGGCTCGTCCGGATCGGGGCCGGCGAACTCGACGCGAGCGACCTCGTGCACGCCGTGGGGGAGGCCGTCACCAACGCCGTCGACCACGCCTATCCGAGCGGTACGCCGGGGACGTTCACGCTGCACGGCACGCTGGACCACCAGGGCGTCGTGCACGTCACCTGCGCCGACCAGGGGCGGTGGCGCCCACCGGTCGCCGACCCGGGCGGCCGCGGCCGTGGACTGACGATGATCCGCGGGCTCGTCGACCGCGCGGAGGTCCGGCACACCGAGGCCGGCACCACCGTCAGCATGCACCACCACATCGGCCAGGCCACCAACGTCACCACCGTGGCCGCCGCCCAGGCGGCCGGCCCCCACAAGCAGGCCGCCGTCGTGGAGGAGTTCACGGCCGCCGTCGTCGAGACACCGACGGGCCGGGTGCTGCGGGTGCAGGGGCCGGTGGACCTGGTCACCGGCCCTCGGCTGCGCGCCGCGATCATGCAGGCCAGCCGCGGCGGCAGCCTGCCGCTGACCATCGACCTCACCCCGGTCACCCACCTGAGCAGCACCGGCGTGCGGATCCTGCACGAGGTCGCCCGGATCGTCGCGCAGCTGCGCGTCACCGCCACCCCGCAGAGCCCGGCCCACGCCGTACTGGAACTGACCGGGCTGCGTCACCTCCTGCCGGAGGCCGCCGCGAACGGAAGCGACGACGGGTTCCACCGGTAG
- a CDS encoding YciI family protein, producing MLLINAGAVGEDGGAAGCDVGDWMAYDKQVREAGILVSGESLADLVTATTVRVGQDGRRTVTDGPFAETREILGGFYVIDVPDLDVALDWAARCPGARGGGSVVVRPVAEFGG from the coding sequence ATGTTGCTCATCAACGCCGGTGCGGTCGGCGAGGACGGCGGGGCCGCCGGCTGCGACGTCGGCGACTGGATGGCGTACGACAAGCAGGTGCGCGAGGCGGGGATCCTGGTCTCCGGCGAGTCGCTGGCGGACCTGGTCACCGCCACCACCGTGCGGGTCGGCCAGGACGGCAGGCGGACCGTCACGGACGGGCCGTTCGCCGAGACCCGCGAGATCCTCGGCGGCTTCTACGTGATCGACGTGCCGGACCTCGACGTCGCGCTCGACTGGGCGGCGCGCTGCCCCGGCGCGCGCGGGGGCGGCTCCGTCGTGGTCCGGCCGGTCGCCGAGTTCGGGGGCTGA
- a CDS encoding RNA polymerase sigma factor: MGGAPADTGGTGEAPAAVVEAVFREERGRLLAALVRRFGDLDLAEEVTSEAVEAALTRWPVDGVPPKPGAWLMTTARRRAVDRLRRDQALAARLAILQAEADRAEPAPAPVPGGELPDERLQLFFTCAHPALAAEDHGALTLRYLAGLTTPEVARAFLVPTATMAKRITRAKKKIHEARIPFRVPGARELPQRLPGVLQAVYSIFTEGYAASGGPCLQRLDLAEEAIRLARILRRLLPAGREVAGLLALMLLIHARRDARTGPDDELVLLDEQDRGRWDRRMIAEGLDLVPVALTGGPPGPYGVQAAIAALHVEAADLATTDWPQIVALYDVLLALAPSPVVALNRAAAVAMRDGPEAGLALLDELADEPLLRGHHPYPAARADLLHRLGRHADAAEAYREALGLAGTEPERALLRRRLDAIERPHASGT, translated from the coding sequence GTGGGCGGAGCGCCCGCCGACACCGGGGGGACGGGCGAGGCGCCGGCGGCGGTCGTGGAGGCGGTGTTCCGTGAGGAACGCGGCCGGCTGCTGGCGGCGCTCGTCCGCCGCTTCGGCGACCTCGACCTGGCCGAGGAGGTCACCTCCGAGGCCGTCGAGGCGGCGCTGACGCGGTGGCCGGTCGACGGCGTTCCGCCCAAACCCGGCGCCTGGCTGATGACCACGGCGCGCCGCCGGGCGGTCGACCGGCTGCGCCGGGACCAGGCCCTCGCCGCGCGGCTGGCCATCCTCCAGGCGGAGGCGGACCGGGCGGAGCCCGCCCCCGCCCCGGTGCCGGGCGGTGAGCTGCCGGACGAGCGGCTCCAGCTCTTCTTCACCTGCGCGCACCCGGCGCTCGCGGCCGAGGACCACGGGGCGCTGACCCTGCGTTACCTGGCGGGCCTGACCACGCCCGAGGTGGCCCGCGCCTTCCTCGTTCCGACGGCGACGATGGCCAAGCGGATTACCCGGGCGAAGAAGAAGATCCACGAGGCCCGGATCCCGTTCCGCGTGCCCGGCGCGCGGGAGCTGCCGCAGCGGCTGCCGGGAGTGCTCCAGGCGGTGTATTCGATCTTCACGGAGGGCTATGCCGCCAGCGGGGGCCCGTGCCTGCAACGGCTCGACCTCGCCGAGGAGGCCATCCGGCTGGCCCGGATCCTGCGCCGGCTGCTGCCCGCCGGACGGGAGGTCGCCGGGCTGCTCGCGCTCATGCTGCTGATCCACGCCCGCCGCGACGCCCGCACCGGCCCGGACGACGAGCTGGTGCTGCTCGACGAGCAGGACCGTGGCCGCTGGGACCGCCGCATGATCGCCGAGGGCCTCGACCTGGTGCCCGTCGCGCTGACCGGCGGCCCACCCGGCCCGTACGGCGTGCAGGCCGCGATCGCCGCCCTGCACGTCGAGGCGGCGGACCTCGCCACCACCGACTGGCCGCAGATCGTCGCGCTCTACGACGTGCTGCTCGCACTCGCGCCGTCCCCGGTCGTCGCGCTGAACCGGGCCGCGGCGGTGGCGATGCGCGACGGCCCGGAGGCGGGCCTGGCGCTGCTGGACGAGCTGGCCGACGAGCCGCTGCTGCGGGGCCACCATCCCTACCCGGCGGCCCGGGCCGACCTGCTGCACCGCCTCGGCCGGCACGCCGACGCCGCCGAGGCGTACCGGGAGGCGCTCGGCCTGGCCGGCACCGAACCCGAGCGGGCCCTGCTGCGCCGCCGGCTGGACGCGATCGAGCGGCCCCACGCGTCGGGGACGTGA
- a CDS encoding MaoC/PaaZ C-terminal domain-containing protein: MWTPTETMLYALGVGAGQRDPAAELHLTTENSTGRPQRVLPTFASVLAADPPPLGELTAIRHAEEALTLFRPLPPAGRVHTTAAVTALHDQGSGALVEQVSRLRDPTGTVLGTVRRAMFVIGAGGFGGRRARPALWHPPTDPPEHRIVTTIRPDQALLYRLSGDRNPLHSDPAVAGRAGLPRPILHGLCTFGFAGRLLLPLVGDDPTRVRHVRARFNAPLHPGDTLTVHAWRRPYGVVFRATDGTGRVVLDRGVLAVAAR, from the coding sequence GTGTGGACCCCGACCGAGACGATGCTCTACGCCCTCGGGGTCGGGGCGGGACAACGCGACCCGGCGGCGGAGCTCCACCTCACCACCGAGAACTCCACCGGCCGCCCGCAGCGGGTGCTGCCGACCTTCGCCAGCGTGCTCGCCGCCGACCCGCCGCCCCTGGGCGAGCTCACCGCGATCCGGCACGCCGAGGAGGCGCTGACCCTGTTCCGCCCTCTGCCACCGGCCGGGCGGGTGCACACCACCGCCGCCGTGACCGCGCTGCACGACCAGGGCAGCGGCGCCCTGGTCGAGCAGGTCTCCCGGCTCCGCGACCCGACGGGCACGGTCCTGGGCACCGTACGCCGGGCGATGTTCGTCATCGGTGCCGGCGGATTCGGCGGGCGTCGCGCCCGGCCCGCCCTCTGGCACCCGCCGACCGATCCGCCCGAGCACCGGATCGTCACCACCATCCGCCCGGACCAGGCGCTGCTCTACCGACTCAGCGGCGACCGCAACCCGCTGCACTCCGACCCGGCCGTCGCCGGTCGGGCCGGGCTGCCCCGCCCGATCCTGCACGGCCTGTGCACCTTCGGCTTCGCCGGCCGGCTCCTGCTGCCCCTCGTCGGTGACGACCCGACGCGCGTCCGGCACGTCCGCGCCCGCTTCAACGCCCCGCTGCACCCCGGCGACACCCTGACGGTGCACGCCTGGCGGCGCCCGTACGGCGTCGTCTTCCGCGCCACCGACGGGACCGGGCGGGTCGTCCTGGACCGGGGCGTGCTGGCGGTCGCCGCCCGGTGA